The Brachyspira hyodysenteriae ATCC 27164 genome includes a window with the following:
- a CDS encoding ankyrin repeat domain-containing protein: MKKLILILSFLLSIFTISCSNNNNNILDAIVNNDLEGLKKLINKENINTGITIKDEVSILDRSYEINKETPIILAVLSRNKDMIRYLLDNGADPSIYDGRERNAFLWACGAGNVEIIQMLVEHDPNLVNSRTGNNANGIIIAADFRNIDVFEYLVKDLGLDVNHMDDLGVTALLLSRKKEAKEKLIELGAER, encoded by the coding sequence ATGAAAAAACTAATTTTAATTCTATCATTTTTATTGAGTATCTTTACTATATCTTGTTCAAATAATAATAATAATATATTAGATGCTATAGTAAATAATGATTTAGAAGGTCTCAAAAAATTAATAAACAAAGAAAATATTAATACTGGAATAACCATAAAGGATGAGGTTTCTATATTAGATAGATCTTATGAGATTAATAAAGAAACTCCCATCATATTAGCTGTACTTAGTAGAAATAAAGATATGATAAGATATCTGCTTGATAATGGTGCTGATCCTTCTATTTATGACGGCAGAGAGAGAAATGCTTTTCTTTGGGCTTGCGGTGCTGGTAATGTTGAAATTATACAGATGTTAGTTGAACATGATCCTAATTTAGTTAATTCAAGAACAGGAAATAATGCTAATGGAATTATTATAGCAGCGGATTTTCGTAATATAGATGTATTTGAATATTTAGTAAAAGATTTAGGTCTTGATGTAAATCACATGGATGATTTAGGAGTAACTGCTCTTCTTTTATCTAGGAAAAAAGAGGCTAAAGAAAAATTAATAGAGCTTGGTGCAGAAAGATAA
- a CDS encoding S41 family peptidase encodes MMKNKERLLWIFLLIFVVAISFFNFKSPSLAMAQQGNAQSDNDFYYYSRLFQKVFATLQQNFVDTNNVTTKKLMYGAIKGMLEATEDPFTFLLDEELNTALNTEMSGKYGGVGLSISKNADKGLMVVSPIEDGPGEKAGILSGDIITEIDGKSTKDMSVDNAANIMRGKEGSKVTLTIVREGVAEPIKYPLTRAIIEIKSVKYKMVDNNIGYIRITTFGDETARDLENALIDLKKQGMKKLILDLRNNPGGRLDTAINIVEEFLTEGKIVYTRGRSRNENQDYYASKKGDEWLEGDTLVLVNQYSASASEILSGALQDSGRAKLLGETTFGKFSVQYVLPLDARDNTSFKFTVAHYYTPNGRRLHGKGLTPDFVVVEPKLSSTDITALTELRKGGQISAYAKKYPSESSDATALPAFKEELRKQNIMASDYLLERLIYNERNLDNYKEIYDLRYDKQLKAAIEYLQTGKEPPQDKEEPRENWSNEKEEN; translated from the coding sequence ATGATGAAAAACAAAGAAAGACTTTTATGGATATTTCTTTTAATTTTTGTAGTAGCAATTTCTTTTTTCAATTTTAAAAGTCCTTCGCTTGCAATGGCGCAGCAGGGAAATGCTCAGTCTGATAATGATTTTTACTATTACAGCAGATTATTTCAAAAGGTATTTGCAACATTACAGCAGAATTTTGTTGATACTAATAATGTAACAACAAAAAAACTTATGTATGGTGCAATAAAAGGAATGCTTGAGGCAACTGAAGATCCTTTTACTTTCCTTCTTGATGAGGAACTAAATACTGCATTAAATACAGAGATGTCTGGAAAATACGGCGGAGTAGGACTTTCTATTTCAAAGAATGCTGATAAAGGATTAATGGTAGTTTCTCCTATAGAAGATGGTCCTGGTGAGAAAGCTGGTATATTATCAGGCGATATTATAACAGAGATAGACGGTAAAAGTACAAAAGATATGTCTGTTGATAATGCTGCTAATATAATGAGAGGAAAAGAGGGCAGTAAAGTAACTTTAACTATAGTAAGAGAAGGTGTTGCAGAGCCTATTAAGTATCCTCTTACAAGAGCAATCATTGAAATAAAAAGCGTTAAATATAAAATGGTTGATAATAATATAGGTTATATAAGAATAACTACTTTCGGTGATGAAACTGCTAGAGATTTAGAAAATGCTTTGATAGATCTTAAAAAGCAAGGTATGAAAAAACTTATTCTTGATTTAAGAAATAATCCTGGCGGAAGACTTGATACTGCTATAAATATAGTAGAAGAATTCCTTACTGAAGGAAAAATAGTTTATACAAGAGGAAGAAGCAGAAATGAAAATCAGGATTATTATGCTTCTAAGAAAGGAGATGAATGGCTTGAAGGCGATACATTAGTTTTAGTTAATCAATACAGTGCTTCAGCTTCTGAAATACTTTCAGGTGCATTACAAGACAGCGGAAGAGCTAAACTTTTGGGTGAAACTACATTCGGAAAATTCAGTGTTCAGTATGTGCTTCCATTGGATGCTAGAGATAATACTTCTTTCAAATTCACTGTAGCACATTATTATACACCAAATGGAAGAAGACTTCATGGTAAAGGTTTAACTCCTGACTTCGTCGTAGTAGAGCCTAAACTTTCAAGCACAGATATAACAGCTTTAACAGAGCTTAGAAAAGGCGGACAGATTTCTGCTTATGCTAAAAAATACCCTAGTGAAAGTTCAGATGCTACAGCTTTACCTGCTTTCAAAGAAGAGCTTAGAAAACAAAATATAATGGCTAGCGATTATTTACTTGAGCGTTTAATATATAATGAAAGAAACTTAGATAATTATAAAGAGATATATGATCTTCGTTATGATAAACAGTTGAAGGCTGCTATTGAATATTTACAAACAGGTAAAGAGCCTCCTCAAGATAAAGAAGAGCCTAGAGAAAATTGGTCAAATGAAAAAGAAGAAAATTAA